In Dermacentor variabilis isolate Ectoservices chromosome 7, ASM5094787v1, whole genome shotgun sequence, a genomic segment contains:
- the LOC142588458 gene encoding microtubule-associated protein 1 light chain 3 alpha-like: MSTGGVAGGGARSEQTTSPSTMAGHYRRLEAAIADALLAPSCRPFKTAGVRHERNVKFYTGWSPWVYSNFLSPNELHDSGYHSLSRKPFGETPAKAPQAGSRREEVAGIRQRFPSKIPVIVERYAKERNLPLLDKTKFLVPEELTMSQFVSIVRNRLQISACQSFYLLVNNRSMANLSKTLADVYAEFHDEDGFLYITYASQEMFGL; this comes from the exons ATGTCCACCGGAGGGGTGGCCGGCGGTGGCGCGCGCTCGGAGCAGACGACCAGCCCGAGCACGATGGCCGGCCACTATCGACGCCTCGAGGCTGCTATCGCAGACGCGCTGTTGGCACCCAGCTGCCGGCCATTCAAGACGGCGGGCGTCAGGCATGAACGGAACGTCAAGTTCTACACAG GCTGGAGCCCATGGGTGTACTCCAACTTCCTGTCGCCGAATGAACTACACGACTCTGGATACCACAGCCTATCTCGCAAGCCCTTCGGGGAGACACCGGCCAAGGCTCCACAAGCGG GGTCAAGGAGAGAGGAAGTTGCTGGCATCAGGCAACGGTTCCCATCTAAGATACCG GTGATTGTGGAACGCTATGCCAAAGAAAGGAACCTTCCACTTCTAGACAAGACAAAGTTCCTGGTTCCTGAGGAGCTTACCATGTCCCAGTTCGTGTCCATCGTGAG AAACAGACTGCAAATCAGTGCCTGCCAATCATTCTACCTGCTCGTCAACAACAGAAGTATGGCCAACCTGTCCAAGACCCTGGCTGACGTTTACgcagagttccatgacgaagATGGCTTCCTATACATCACATATGCCTCCCAAGAAATGTTTGGCCTTTAG